Within the Aspergillus luchuensis IFO 4308 DNA, chromosome 5, nearly complete sequence genome, the region CAGTCTTTTCGGATGCCTCGGGCAAAGAGAATCAGCTAGGAGCCGCGGCGGTGGCTctcgaccacaaccagcgGATCGTAGGGTCTCgacaagtcagcattggttCGATGGAGTTCTGGTCCGTCTACGCAGCTGAGCTAATGGCGATCTACTACGCGATCGGGCTGGTTTTTCAGCTCgcgcagaagaaccagagatccagagcaacaGACGCAGAACCAGCGACAATCCTTAGTGACAGCATGTCGGCCCTGCAGGTTATCAAAAACTCCTGGAACAAATCAGGCCAGCGTATCATTCAGGCGATTCACCAGTCGGCCGGGGAGCTCAGGGCGCGAGGGATCCCACTGCGACTACAATGGGTTCCGGGTCACTGCGGCAACCCTGGAAACGAAGCAGCAGACCGCctagccaaagccacggtAGGGGGTGAAAAGAGACACCCCTTTAGACATCTTCTGTCACGAGAGAAAAGGTACATCCGCAGGAATATTAGCGACGAATGGCACCAAGAATGGAGGGCCTCTCGAAACGGAGGACATCTCCGCCGCATTGATCGGGCCCTACCGGCCAACCGGACCCGCCGGCTCTACGGCTCGCTCCCCCGAAACCGagcctacttactcacccAACTCCGGACCGGCCACTCATGGCTGGCGACACACGGAAAACAGCGCGGGCTCCGAGACGATGAgaaatgtgaatgtggggCAACGGAAACCGTGGTCCACGTGTTAATCGATTGCCCGCGGCTTAGTGGGCTACGCCAAGCCCTCCGACGGAAGATTGGAGGGGCATTCaacaatatttcagatatgctgggaggagcaggacaaggtagGGAGGGTAGGTTCCAAGATGGTCCGCAAGACAGTAGCGTCCTCGGGGCGGTcctggactttgcggaggcatcgcagagattccgaagtcgcgcgccacgagggcggcaaaacacaaccccaggcactggccaccacaggccttgacgaggctccaagttcgtcaggaaagtaatagtctacgaggaatggatgtacatagagtgtggagatagtagtaccctgcatgtcgctcaggcgaggggtcagcgtatgaatcaacaacaacaacaacgactgTACATTTCACGAGGAAGGGGACAATCTCAATGATCATGCATCTAACTGATAACGTAGCGCAACGATCTTGTGTTACAAGGCAGACGCCTGCTCCCATTGTCGCGAAAGTAGGACTAATTCCGGGATTGCTAGGCCTTGCAGTAGAACTGACGCGCGGTCAAAGAAGTTCGGTAAAACATGGAGAATCATCATTTGTGGGCGGCATTTCTAATCCATACCGGCTGCGAAGGGTAGGGCGGCCACTTACTGCTGCTCTTATCTCGAGGTGCATCCCAGCGCGAAAGGTCTCATATATGGGAGCGCAATCCAGGCAGCGGCTCATCATGGAGTGAAGAAGTGGCGCAAGCTCTGCTGGCTGCCGGTGCTCAGGTTAACGCTCAAGAAGGATATCACAGTAATGCGTTGCAAGCCGCGGCAAGAAATAGACAAGTATACTTGGTACAGATATTACTGAATACTGGAGTAGACAGCAATGCTTGTGGAGGGATTTATAGAAATGCTTTAATAGCAGCTACAAGACAAAAGAATACagagattttttaatattcttttataagtTGGCGCAAAAGATGACTTGAGCGAAAGCAAGGATTTAAATAGATCTGACACGACTGAAGACATAGGTAGTGacatatttaatatatatatcattagTCTGTTATATTGCTCTCAccactaataaatatatatagtaaataaggTTATAGCTTCCTGCATACCATTTATGTGATGAATCaggatataattattataaacatCAGTACTATTTGGTTACAGAGGCATATTTTTGCCCGTCATAGTGTACAGGACTGAAGCAGATAACAATGTGGTCTTCGCTCATTGGTTGACTGATATTGCTTACATCATGCACCGTCCCGATCAACGGTTAGCGTTTCTTCGTAACATAGGGGTATCAGGTCTTAAGTGCACGTGACTATAAAGATGAATGCAGTAGACCTCGCcatattgctttttcgaATACCCAAGGGTTACCCGGAAACCCGATAAGAACCCCTCCCTCATATATTACGGAAATACGTACGAAATATTGGATCTTTAATaagcatatatatatgtaattTGCGTATATATTACCgttatatatttctcttgGCGGgttttgggttgggggtcGAAACCCAACCCGCGATTTGGCGAGGTCTAGAATGGAGAATTAGCCTCCAAGCATGAGTGGGGTCCGTGATATTTCAGCTAAGCCTGTGTACCCAGCAGACCAGTGTCTAGCAGTAGCTTAAAGTTACTATCTTCCGCACATCTTCGAATATGGCAATACGCTTGTGCTACAGGTTGGGCATCTTGTTGCTTTGCATTATGTTTGCTCTTTGACCTCGAGATGAGTGCAGCCTCCGGGCTAGGAAAGGATAGGGCTTGAAAGTCAAAATCACCTCTCTTCAGGGACGCAAAAGAAGGCGCCACCTGATTATGCGATGTTGCCTTCATATGCCAGAGTCAGATGCTCAGTAGGGAGAAAGTTCGCGGTAATGTTATCAGATATGAGTGGGTTCCGGGCTCAGCCAATGACAAGGAACGTGAAGGTAGATCTTGGTGTATGCACTTGTTTTTATAGCTAGGGAAACCCAAAGCAATCGCCCAACTATCCCTATAGTCACTGCCACATAGAAGGGTGCTACCGCAACAAACAAATGTCAATGATTTCTGCGGTGATACACTGATACCTGAAATCCCACACAGCCAAGTCCTACAGGTTCTTCAGCTATAGGGCTGCGTAGGTGGAGGGAAAGCTTGAGGTGACAAATAGCTTGGACTACCCTTGGTTCGAACATCTTCCTAAATGACTACAGCAGGTTGAGGGGGATCAGATGGTGGTAGACTTCTGTAGCGTTCAGGCAGCTGGGCAAACCACAACACGAATATGTTTCTCCCACGCTTCTGACGAGGGTTAAGCCTCTTAAGGAGGATAATGTTGCGAAAGCATTGATGCCCAGCATGGTGTTGAGGCGTCTACCCACGCTGAGGAATTAGTCCTTATTGTTTTCAATCTTCACTCGGTTCTCGGGGGGGAATGATCCATAAAAATCTTAAGGTTATAGGACGGGGAGCCATGGCTTACATGAGTTGCTTTCGCAAGGTGTCAGGCTTGTACGATTGCTTGACTGAAGGAATGACTAAACGTGGTATTGTACGGAGCGAAATGGATAAAGCTGAACAACGCTTGACAAATCAAATATTTACTTGTGAGATATTTCAGAGTTTGTGTAGCAGCTGAGACAGTAAAATTGTCATATGGCATCAGTATTGCGCTGGCATTCTTTACATCCGAAAGTTCGTTACAACCAAGCGTCCAATCATTTCTCAGTCACACTCAGCATGCTGTTTAGGTGGCtcctcttgttcttgttcttcttttttcttgtttctgaTTCTTGAAAGCCCCAACTCCAATCACCATTGTCTTTGGGATTGTGGTGAACCTCTGAGTTGGCCTTTTTGTAATTAACTGGAAGGAGCTCGATGCGGGCTCACCACACGGGCAGTTCTGATTAGAAGTAAATAACATGAGATATTCGCAGTGTTATGTTCTTTGGACAGCGCTTTAAAACATTTTCCCTTGTTGTGGTCTTCGGTAGGCTCAGATTGGGTAACTGGAAACGGTTATTTATGTGAAGGCTCGCCATTATCCTTCATCTCACTCCCGCCGCCGGTAACTCTAAGAATGTTTCGCAAGCGTGAGGTCACTACAGCTTTGCTGAATGCTGGATTATTCACAATTTCCTTGTAGAACTCATCCAGCTGGAATATTGTCTCATCCTGCGCAAAGTTTCTAGAAAGCATAGAGTCTAGATAGTAATgaaactattttttattctcaGGTAATTTTGAAAATACCGACCGGGCTTCTTAAAGCATCTGGGAAATTGACAGGGTTTTGCTGAGAGTCATAATGTACTTTTGGGCAAGTATGTTGAGGTTGTCTATCTTGTGTTTCCTGGCAGCTTAGTATATCTGGACGCTTCTCTCATATTCAAGTTTAATGTTGTGTGACTCTTTTTAGGTTTTTGTACAAAGACCGTTTCATATTTCCTTTCATATGGGAAATGTATGATAGTGTAGCTAATATCTGTATTAATCTCCAATTAGAATACATGGACTCTGAGATTATCTGGCTTGGACTAGCAGATACTCTggtatataattttctggaataaagtattttttatttctaacaGTAATGAcgataattctttattatttatagggACTATAATAGAGATAAGAAGATTAGTACATATTATCAGAGGCAGGGCAtagttatcttataataattttagcTGGTCATAATCCATTGCTGAGCTCCTCGTGAAAGTTATGGGTACTTTTCCCTCAAATATTGAGCTCTTTTTGTTCgtggttggttggaagaTTGGTCATgaatgggaaagaagatataattcGAGTAGAGCTTCAAAGTAAAGGATTCGAGAATAACCAAACCCGCGTACAGGCCTCCTTGTAATCACAGAATTTGGAAGAACAAGGGTTCTGGTCGTCTAATTTATTCAACCCAGTGCTAAGACCTCTCCCTGAGAATCACACAGGAGAATATTGCGATGATACGGGGCGAAGAATGTGACTGGGTGTTTTCTAATAGGCTGCCTTGATGTGGACATGCTATCTGAGTAATAGGCATCTCTTGCATGACAGTCTTGCTAATATCCTAGTGTTCTTTGTATAGGAGGTCTCTGACTCGAAGGAGAGTGTATgtgattatatttttagtataCTGAGttgaagcaaaagaaggctGAAGGGTGTTTATTGTAAGTACTAAAGTAGTGTAAGAAAGAgctaattttatttagtaATCAAAATTCTTTACCTGAAACCTGCTGAACTGGCGGTCATATTTGTATATCTCAATCTTCTGCTAGTCTAAAACAGAgggaatactatatatagattCCTTGCAACCAAATTCTTGGCCTGAAAGTCATAAAGGTATGTGAAATATATACCCTCCATGTAATGTAATTATTTCTTAGTATGTTATTGCTGTTGAGGCCATATATGTGCTCTACAggatttctttaatataagtGCCACACTCGAATGACTTGTGAATAAGATGAATTGATTAATGTGTGCGGTGTGTACAGTAAGCAGATAATGGAGTCAAAGCTTataatgatgttgatgacagTGGAATAATTGACCGCGGTACATGCAAAAGATACCTATGACTTTAAATTGCCGTAAAACATAAATTGCCGTAAAACTGAGTTGAATAGCATGATCACTTCTCCTAACTAATTGATATCAAGTAAATTGAGATGTCATTGTAGAAGGTcatattctaaataaaaaatgataGAAAGATCTATAATCTAGCAGAGCTATTATACTTATACTAGTGACCATGTTTGTCCTCTGACCATTTAGCAGAGTACTAGATAAATGGGTATTTTGGTTATATAATCCGCTATAGTAGAATTAATACTGGTTCCAGAAACAGTATCATACAGGAGCTCAAGGTCAGGAACTCTTTAAAAAGATTATGAAATAGGCCTTGTATCCGAAgcttttctaaataatatataatatactgagCCAACCAGTCTAacaatttattatattacggGAGCCTGGGAAAGGAGAGctgtaaaatattaattattataaattaagtatTAAAACTATTTAATTTATCCAAGTCTGTTAAGCAAGTAGTTAACTTTTTATAAGCCAGCTGTTGAAGATCAGGAACAAGGTAAGTCttagagaatatatataaacagatATAGATAAGAAAGAAGTGGTTCTCTGATATTAAGTTAATTTTAGAAGTTATATTTTCAGATTTCTTGTTAATATCTATCTCTgtattttctaataaaattaaagtCTGTCCAATATTAGTTCTGCTGATTATGACAGGATAATCGCCTCAGTATATCCATTTAATAAattgtataattatattctctgttatatttttaaatatatatacactgcTCTGGTCTTTCTTGAGATTACTGTCCAAgactataattaatagtaaGGACTTTGAGTGAAGCAGCATTCGATagattctaaataaatattctgtttAACTAACTTGAAGAGAAACAGGATCAGAGTCTAGAAAGCTGATTTAGATTAACCTCTACTACAAATATACTTTAAAAGGAGTAGCTTACTCAAAATACAGTAATTCTTGTACttctcttattatattatttattttataaagggGCAAGTTTTAACAAGAAGTGGGCGGCAAATCTTCATTCAAggttttaatttttaaaaagataatcaGACTGAGTAGTTATAGTAATCtttatttcctcttctttttgccTGCCATAGCTTTTCTAGTcggaagaaagaatagaaaatctCTAGACTTATACTATTTTAGTACAGAATAATTGACATGTGTCAAAGCATGATtagtaaagaaatataagtaataagtTAGATATACTACCTGTATGGGGCTAGGCAAGAATCATGTATATGCTGCAGTAGGTATTCTGGAGATACTCTTAACAATCATTTTCTTTCACGATATCAGGCTAATCGCATCGCATACTTTGGCAAAGAAAGTCTGAAATTGCACTGTATCTAGCTATAGAAGTAACCCTCGCTTCGCGTGATCCCCACCATGGTTCCTCTCACCGTGATAGTGCATAATAATTCTCAGTGTTTCAACCATGGAGATCGCGTGGCTTTACTCATAATATCTATCAGCCGAATGGCCCTTAGGACTGCTTTATTTCTCATTATTGACCAGATTCAGGTTTTATATACTGTAACCGCTCGCAATATCCTGTCGAGAGTACTTTGATGGGTTAAACATGTCCCCTCCAAACTTTTTGGAAGTATCTATCCGTCTGACGCAGATGGTTGCGTCCTTGATAGCTCTCACCTTTTAGAGAGATAACCTCAAGATATTCGACATTATCAATGCAATTTTTAGATTATAACTCGTAACTCACATtgagaaatataaaatagatacaGCAAAGTCTTGTCCGAAAAGAGTGTAAGGGCTAGAAGTGCCCATTTATTTGAATCGCGAAGCACCAGAAACGGGAAATGTAATGTCCTATCACTGTGAGCTGATTAGCGCCCCTAATGCAAGCTGTATCACAACCGACCTGCCTCGTAATTTAAGAATCGGGCAATAAGTAGATCCCTACAGAGCCAATCAAGTACTAGGAATGATTCATGCCCAGGTATGTAGATATTAGAGCAAAAAAGTCTGTGCTCTCGTACGATAAGCCGCAGTGCCACAACCCAGCTTGGACGACACATAACGATATCAGCCAAATACGTTGAGGGGTTTCGACGGAAAGCTATGTGTAGTGTCATGACAGTTTTCGGAGAGATGTCATTCCATACGGTGTCTTGCGCTATTACCATGCCTACTCCAGAGTCTCCATACTTTTTCCCAGTCCCTAGTGTAGTGTTGGTGGGGATCTTCCATGGATACTTTGTAAGCAAAGCTCTTGAGACGGTCATGTTAACGATACATTGATGATGCAGTATCTCGCACACGTACTGTATTGTATTGAATACTAGTCGAAAGCCAGAGAAAAGCTGCAGGCCAGATGACAAGTAACTCACCGTAGTCCTAGTAATTGTCACTCCCGGTGAATATTCGTCAGAAGCCAATTGTTTTCTGCTCCAGCATACCATGACATAATACTCGACTCGGGTACATGAGTAACAGTATAACTTCCATTCTTTTCCGCCCTTGCCAATACTGACCCCTACATTCAGTCTCTTCATTTTAATGAGCCTATTTCCTGAACCTCGAAGTTCCTCAACCTCGGGTTCTACAAGTACCATGCAACACCTAAGAAGTGCGACTACGGCAATTATCTCTTCTGGGGAGTCCTTTGCTCGAGAACATACAACCGCACTAGCCTTTGGTAGTACGGGATTTGCCCTCGCTACGGCACCTATTGCTGGCCCTGCAATATTAGGTGCTGCCGGTTTTGGCGCTACAGGGCCTGTTGCGGCTTCATTTGCTGCAGTATGGCAATCTTCAATCGGGGCAGTTCAAGCTGGGAGTCTGTTTGCCACATTACAAAGTGCTGCGATGGGAGGTGCTGCTGCGGGAGCATTTACAACAGCTTCGAATATTGGTATCGCGATGGTGGGATCCGTGGCGATCGGAACACAGTGGAATTATTACAAGGCAGTACCACGGATGGGCTATGATGTCAAAAGTACTGGTAAAGCTGGATACTGTGGTACTATAGCTCTGTCTCTCTGAACGCTGCTCAAGGCTAACTCAAATATAGATAGCGATCAGCCAGATGATGGATTTGATCACAGGGCAAGTAACCCACAGTCTTGTGATAAAATTAATTGTTTGGAAAAGGAATGGGCAAAATTGCTTCAGATAGACCTATCTTGATTGAATATGCCAAACGTCGTACACCAGGGTTACTTGCAAGAGGAAACCCGTTCAAATACTTATCATAGCCATATCTACATATGTTTCGCCTTTTATCTATCCTTACTAGTCGATCCTTCGGCATCTCATACAATGAACGATGACGAAGGTAAGGATCCATACGCCGACAAATCGCCTTAGACAATACCTATACCAGTAGGTCTCTTTCTTGTAAAGAGTTATCGAGAGCCAAGAAATCCAATAACTAGCCTGAGCTTTGCAGCGAGTTGCTCTTGTCTATGGAGGTATGATAACACCTGGGAATCAATGTTACGTTTTGAACGAAAAGTACAAGGGAATTGATCAATTGCTTGATATCCACACGGAAGAAAATAAGTTAATGATTAGCAGGTCATGCATACCGCTTATTGTGCTTTGACCTAATTACTCATGCAAGGGGCAGAAGGGTCATCGGAATACAGAGAATCTAATATCTGTGTCACTGATTTGACTTGACAGGCGTTATGTGCTGGCTGGTCTAGGTTAATATTAATTTGAATGCTTTCCTACAGACTGGGGGATGTACATGTGCGACTAAATGCTCACggtaatattagtatatcaTTACTTGAATGATTATATTGTGAGTATTTTTAATCTATCAAATGGAATACGCTTGAAATGTAACACACGCCACAAGATTCTCGACTAGACAGAGGTTGGGTCACTATTATAAATTCCATAAATTGACTTCTCTCACATGTTTCGTAGACCTATTATCTCCTCCCTGAAAGAATGGggtcgaggaggaaaagTGGGTTTCCTAAAATAGGGTCTCTCCAGTGCAATGACGTCTCAGAGGGTACTGTTAGGGGGTTTCCAGCGAGTCGGTGAGACCGGGTAAACAAGAACAAACCCCAGTAATATTTCCAGACCCCATCCAAAACCCGTTATGGAAAGACATACCTGTATCGCAGAACAGACGCAATTGCCATTTGAAGCAAGTCAATCTTTACTATCTTATCAAGCAACCTGTCCCCAAGGATCCAAACGTAATCTGAGGTACATTTTCTTGACCGGCTGTGCAAACtgaagtatttatattagttccCCTatgtctgtgtgtgtgtgtgtgtgtgtggcttAGCCGTACGCCTCTTATTCAAGCTATCAGGAGAACCCGTTTTATGATACTAGAAGACGCCAGTTGTAGATAGCCATCGGAAGCACATGCTCAAAGTAGTAGCTAAATCCGAAATGCAGAGAGTATGTAATTGGTAGGTCCGTCTTAATAAAGTATGCAGCCCGGTTGGCTGGGTGTGGTATATATGAATAGTGGTCGTGTAATACTGATAGGACCGGGCTAGTACCAGCCGAGGGTTTTTCTATCTTCAGTCAACTTTTCGAAGGATTTGCCTAACCACTTCATATAACTGGCTCTCTATAGTACGGTCGGGTGATACGTTCCGCCCTGATGGGTTTGAGCTTTCGGTATCCTTTGACGGTTGGCTGTCTCCAGCGGTTCTAGGAAAAGGGAATCCAAGCATGAGGACCAGGTACTCTTCGCATAGGAATAACCAACTGCACTGAAAGGCTCGCTGACAGGACTTGCTAAGCGACCTACTGACTAGCAGTCTCTCACTCATCACAAGAATGTGTGAACTATGTGCATGGGCAACAATCAATCAGTTACTATCTTACATCGTATTTATTGGGCATTTAATGCGAACAAGGTAAAGCGAGGACCATAGGATCAACTTAATCATAACCATAGGGCCTAATGAATCATTCGGGCGTTACCGCGGTCTCAAGCAATACCATCTCCGGATAGCCAGTCAAGTGGCTCACTGCTCCAAACTTCACACAATATAAGGCATCTTAAAAGCATCAATACCGTGCAGCAACTACTTCAAATCTCAAGCAAGCCCAATCTCACCTGCAGGATCTCTACTACGGCAGCTTCTTCTAGGTTTCAAGCTTGCAATAACAGATATTAGTATACTTGCTAAGGAGAATGAGGTATTACGTGCGAGTCATGAAAAGCAGCTACAAAAGAGAAGACGCTTAAGGAAGCCGGTGgtatataaagaagaaagaacgACTGTCGAAGATGCTTAGAGAGCTATAAAACTAGATGAGGGGGTTCAAAATAAGCAAGATTTTAT harbors:
- a CDS encoding interferon alpha-inducible IFI6/IFI27 family protein (COG:S;~EggNog:ENOG410Q0MK;~InterPro:IPR009311;~PFAM:PF06140;~go_component: GO:0016021 - integral component of membrane [Evidence IEA]) — translated: MSLFPEPRSSSTSGSTSTMQHLRSATTAIISSGESFAREHTTALAFGSTGFALATAPIAGPAILGAAGFGATGPVAASFAAVWQSSIGAVQAGSLFATLQSAAMGGAAAGAFTTASNIGIAMVGSVAIGTQWNYYKAVPRMGYDVKSTGKAGYCDSDQPDDGFDHRASNPQSCDKINCLEKEWAKLLQIDLS